In Lacerta agilis isolate rLacAgi1 chromosome 1, rLacAgi1.pri, whole genome shotgun sequence, the following proteins share a genomic window:
- the RNF141 gene encoding RING finger protein 141 translates to MGQQLSSQTHSAINKLPEKVVKHVSLVRESGFLTYEEFLGRVAEMNDTTAKLGSGQDKHLLFEVQPGSDSTALWKVAVRVVCTKINKTSGVVEASRIMNLYQFMHLYKDVTSQAASVLSQNIASEGAAEDLSSVASCQASILMGRVKQLTDEEECCICMDGRADLILPCAHSFCQKCIDKWSGHHRNCPICRLQVTAANDSWVVSDAPTEEDIATYILNMVDEAGQPHRP, encoded by the exons ATGGGCCAGCAGCTCTCAAGCCAGACACACTCTGCTATTAATAAGCTGCCAGAAAAAGTAGTCAAACATGTATCCCTGGTTCGAGAAAGTGGTTTCTTGACATATGAAGAATTTTTGGGGAGAGTAGCTGAAATGAATGACAC AACTGCCAAGTTGGGTTCTGGCCAGGACAAGCACCTGTTATTTGAAGTGCAGCCAGGTTCAGACTCCACTGCTCTCTGGAAGGTAGCTGTTCGAGTAGTGTGTACTAAG ATAAACAAGACAAGTGGTGTTGTCGAAGCATCAAGAATCATGAACTTATATCAGTTCATGCATCTTTATAAAGATGTCACGAGTCAAGCAGCAAGTGTTCTTTCGCAGAACATTGCCTCAGAAGGAGCTGCAGAGGATCTGTCATCTGTTGCATCTTGTCAGGCCAGCATTTTGATGGGAAG GGTGAAACAGCTGACTGATGAGGAAGAATGTTGCATCTGCATGGACGGACGGGCTGATCTGATCTTGCCATGTGCTCACAGCTTTTGTCAGAAATGCATTGATAAATG GAGTGGTCACCACAGGAATTGTCCTATATGTCGTCTGCAGGTGACTGCAGCCAATGATTCTTGGGTAGTATCAGATGCACCTACAGAAGAAGATATTGCTACCTACATACTCAACATGGTAGATGAGGCAGGCCAGCCTCACAGACCCTGA
- the LYVE1 gene encoding lymphatic vessel endothelial hyaluronic acid receptor 1 → MASHVGVTIFFFSAWIASITTQHNFPLQDIKTLQCRISGITLVSHINNKGVFNFVTARQVCEQLGLQLAYKSQVEEAQKHGFETCSFGWIQEGYLVISRITPNEKCGRNNTGIVTWRNKHDYRAHAYCYNSSDTWINSCIPEESTTASLDITMEANSTSTVLPQDTSAVVQTSESQKTKEPSKLLYRIICVTQTISPTAPTTEDVILHLTAKQTAFRNDVLFGGVPTALLVLALTFFIATVVLAVCYVKKYKKTFPFSNKEEKKVEIETKNIKETKTSVKTPEQEPKGNGKNTEESQAKPEPRVKCLEAEV, encoded by the exons ATGGCATCTCATGTTGGAGTTACAATCTTCTTTTTCTCAGCCTGGATTGCAAGCATCACAACCCAGCACAATTTTCCTTTGCAAG ATATTAAGACTCTCCAGTGCAGGATTTCTGGAATAACTCTTGTTTCACATATTAACAATAAAGGTGTATTTAATTTTGTCACTGCACGACAAGTATGCGAGCAGCTGGGGTTACAGTTGGCATATAAATCTCAGGTTGAAGAGGCTCAGAAGCATGGCTTTGAAACCTGCAG TTTTGGCTGGATACAAGAAGGGTATCTTGTCATTTCCCGGATAACTCCAAATGAAAAATGTGGTAGGAATAACACGGGAATAGTCACCTGGAGAAACAAACATGACTATCGAGCCCATGCTTACTGTTACAATTCTTCAG ACACATGGATTAATTCCTGCATACCAGAAGAAAGTACAACTGCATCCCTGGACATTACGATGGAGGCAAACTCTACTTCCACAGTCTTGCCTCAGGACACTTCAGCAGTAGTTCAAACATCTGAGTCACAGAAAACTAAAGAGCCTTCAAAGCTGCTATATCGTATTATATGTGTAACACAGACCATTTCACCAACAGCACCGACTACGGAGGATGTGATCCTACATCTCACAGCAAAACAAACTGCCTTTAGAAATGATGTTCTGTTTGGAG GTGTACCCACTGCCCTCCTTGTGCTTGCCCTCACCTTCTTCATAGCTACAGTTGTTTTAGCAGTCTGCTATGTCAAAAA ATACAAGAAAACATTTCCATTTTCCAACAAGGAGGAGAAAAAGGTAGAAATTGAAACCAAGAACATCAAAGAAACAAAGACAAGTGTCAAAACTCCAGAGCAGGAACCCAAGGGAAATGGGAAAAACACAGAAGAATCTCAAGCCAAGCCTGAACCACGGGTCAAATGTTTGGAAGCAGAAGTTTAA